The Colias croceus chromosome 11, ilColCroc2.1 genome has a segment encoding these proteins:
- the LOC123695743 gene encoding uncharacterized protein LOC123695743, producing the protein MAKLIICVLCLLVLSKALPTPEIQVYEIHKNVDRNFAVDDQYFDPDGLREDDTLDTHIGNNNLAVKLLYLLNALTHNTHSMVYEHDDGHSRDHEHEEHGISDPGDLTRSLAVVIVPMNSKPHTALGKLLRSPLRSQYEVEDRTAPPRIRRPYDDY; encoded by the exons ATGGCGAAGttaattatttgtgttttat GTCTATTAGTCCTATCCAAAGCACTACCAACACCAGAAATACAAGTATATGAAATACATAAGAATGTAGATAGAAACTTCGCCGTGGATGATCAATACTTTGATCCAGATGGTCTAAGAGAAGATGATACATTAGACACACATATAGGAAATAATAATCTAGCAGTCAAATTGTTGTATCTATTAAATGCGTTGACTCACAATACACATTCGATGGTATATGAACATGATGATGGACATTCGAGAGATCATGAACATGAGGAACATGGTATTAGTGATCCCGGGGATTTGACGAGGAGTTTAGCAGTTGTGATTGTACCGATGAATTCAAA ACCGCACACCGCACTGGGGAAGCTACTGCGTTCACCGCTACGAAGTCAATATGAGg TGGAAGACAGAACAGCTCCGCCAAGGATACGACGACCTTATGATGATTACTAG